The genomic window TGCAGTTGGAACTGAAGACacacataataaaattaaaaacactCACAAAGTAAGACATATGTTTGTCATAACTCAATATgctacatatttttattatattagcgttcctttttatatgtaattacCTCTTCTTTTGTGTTTGCAAAAATTATGCACttgtttattttctcttcatTTTCTAACTCATCGCAGTCATTTCTGTTCATGTAgtcaaaaattaatttattactatCCCTTTCTTCACaattaatatcattaaatatttcGCTTTCTTCGGATTTGTtgcgatttttttttttatttaaaaaaaaaaactcatttaaaaaatatgacacatacttatattttgacggtgtatttattttacatataaaatgagaaatgtttatattacataagcTTGAACTCTTATTCTCTTTACTTACTAGTTGAATTATATGTTCtgagtttttaaaaatagttgatctttctacatttattttattttgaacaATTTCTTTAAAGCCAttaataaaatcaaaaaaaataaaaccaCTTAAATgatcattaatttttctctttattaattcatttacattagctgtaaataaataaatgttaaaattttcataattaaacTTATCAAAATTAATATCCGTTCCTCCACTTCTTATTTCCTTATATTTATCAtctaatacattttttttaaataaaaaattgaagattAACTTtctattttctattatataatcAAACTCATCAACAACAATTGTATCAACACAATTTAAAATGTTGTTCATAAcgttcttttcatttttttttttgtttttgtaattttttatataatactcCAGTTTGTTCGGAgtagacaaaaaaaaatgtattccataattttctttatacaAATCTTCATTCTTCTCATCTGTATTCTTTATGGAATACTCTTTGTCAATTATTTCATGTCTTCTGCCTTTCAGTTTTCCATAAGAATCATTATCATCAAATAAAATGCACACATTTAAATTGggataaatagataaaatataaatatataactgcttgcataaataaatattctgcgtcaatattaatatctttttgctgcaatgaaatttttcatttagtaATCTTTGTATTAATGGTAATAAATAGCTTAACGTCTTTCCTGTTCCTGTTTTGTTGTAGACTAGTATATGTTTGgaattttttactaaaatttcgttaaaaattatatattgatacatatacaatttatctatttttaatatatattttaagttatTCATAATTTCTTCATCTATATTTAGTATACTCAAATCTATATTTTCATGTCTATTTAGTATTTTATTCCTTACATTATATGTGCTTTTTCCATccatatatatcttatttcTGTGTTCTTCctcctcttttttattactcaactttttttcgttttgtACCTCTTCTTTATTAGCTTTACTTTCTGAAATATTTTCCTTCGATAATTTactgtaaattttattattataactaatACTTAATCTGTTTTCTCTTATTATACTATccccttttaaaaaatcccTGCTCATATTATATCTATGATGGAAAATTATGTACTCACTTCTAACATTTTTCGTAaagataaaatgataaatggGAATTTTTAAAGTAGAGTAATTACAACATTTGACAAAGCTGTTACAAAAAGGTATTATTTGTAGCTTATTCCtacatattaattttctGTTAAAAAGAGGAAATTTTAAATAGGTATTGCTCTTCATGGCATATAAATGTAGTGTCATTTTTCACTTTTCTCATCTTCAttcaaaaaagtaatttttataacacccaagttttacttttactttatttacTCGGTTTATTATGGTTATTCTATTCTCCTTGTTTTGTTCTTGTTCCTTCCTTGGGAATATTACCTTCTTAACACATATTACTTTTAAAGTGACATctttttcattcattttatcTTCATAATATTCCcttaatattgtaaaaaaaaaaaaaaaaaaaaaattccaaaTATCTCTTACtataatagaaaaacaaCAGAAGCTTGTTTTCCTGCTTGTTCCTTATTAAAACAATATTCCATTCAAAAATAGGAAgatctttatattttcagCTTAAATCAAAattcacaaaaaatattgagttgaaaaagagtaaaatgtggttttttacttttgcctatacgtgtatattttggcatatatatatatatatatatatatatgtattttcatatttttcttataattaaaaatgaatattatgctaagaaaaaaaaagaataataaaacgCCTTCTACTGTTGAAGAATATTTTAAGCTGAACAATttcacgaaaaaaaaaaattaaattaaaaaaatatgtggtGTAAAAACCTTCTCCTTTTCACAGTAATCATGGATAATGTTAACAATTGCTGAcatgtaattatttattttgagttttattaatattttttttttttttatcttcgggcttttaaaatataattaatttttaagtttCTTTTTAAAGGGATATGattcatatataacaataCATAAAAACTGTACGCAAAAGTGATCTGTACACATATTTTtgcaatataatttttatttttcaaccCCATTTCACGCTTCCTTAATTAATCAAAGTGTACCACgtacattataatattatttaaaaaaattttccaatatatttcatatacgAACGTACTTACAtgtaataaaacaaaatgtgTGCACGAATACACTACAATATAGATTTGAatgttttgaaaaataagtataaCTGCAAAAAGGTGGTTAATGATGACAAGTTAAAGAAAGGAATGATCAATAagtaaatagaataaaaaaaaaaaaaaaagaaaaaaaaattctttttgaGATAATaccatatataatatcttttcttattttatggATTTTACAATTACATGTATTAAGCTTAGAATCAGTGTAACATACCTTATACGCTTAAAACAATTTGtaggaaaaattatataccaATCATATTTGAAAGCATTGAAAAATCTATAGCAGATGAAGAAAAGTCAcctcaaaaaataaaaataatacaagtATGTTTATGGGGAATAAATCCATTTACTTACGGAAAATTTGATAAGGATATTGCTTTGATTAATGCTAGACTAGAAACGTTGCATGAGAAAAAATCCTTCAAGTTAGAATATATTACAACAATCTAAAATGTGTTCCCATAAATATTCACATacgagtatatatatatatatgcacattcCATTGAACATCATTTTAGTaaaccaatttttttttctcttcagtgttttaataaataaaaatagatgcGCTGTCATAGTTAATGGCTATTTCGAATGGATTAGCAGTGAAAGCTCCACAAAAAAGGTaccttattatatatttaatggaAAAAGCCAGAGTAAAACTCCCCCAACCGTAAAAGACGAAGAAGTAGGTgataaagttaaaaaagaagaaaaagaggaaaaagaagATCTAGcgcaaaatattaaaaccgaagtgaaaaatgatgaagaagTTAGAAGCAATGAGGATACCATAGAgtcaatatataataattctcATAAGAGGAAAAAAGTAGTAAAAGAAGAATCtgcaacaaaaaaaataaaaacagaaTTGTCAAGTGAAggtactttttaaaaataaattatattaaataaataaataaataaataaataaatatatatatatatatatatatatatatatataatgaatatatttataaaaccaTTTTACCTTTATTCATCTCTCTTAACCGTTAAATGTTTAAAATGGAACAAAATAACTTTCCCCcctttaaaattaaaagtaagaagatgtgcatgtatacacataaaaataaacacgTAATATTATGCGGCTGGTTCCTATTTTAGTTTTATACATATTCGTAACtgtaaaataacatatatatatatatatatatttttttttttatctcccATTCtctatcttttattttatttcagaaccgtaaaaaacaaaaatatccTGTTTTTTGCATATAATTTTCTGTTACATAGCAGAACACGAAGAAACGCATTCCTTTATTATACTTGCTGGTTAGACATTAATAAACGAACTATCATAAAAGAAAACCCAAAAAAATGACATGTATAAAAAGTGCAATGCATAAAAATGGCCAAAAGTTAATAGTAATTTCATTCTTTACTTTTTCCCTAGGTTTATATAGTATATCGAATAAGGATAAAAGTGATTGTAGGAACACGATAATTACAACTTCAAGTGAAAATACCAACTTAAAGGATATTCATGAAAGGTTATACAAATAATGCTACttaaaaaatgcattataCGTCCGTACGTAACACATCTTGTTGAAAGCATTTTTCACTACTCCTCTTATGCTATCTTATATTCGTGTATTTAAGTAGTTgtattatgatatattatttttctcttattaAATTTACACGATTAGATGCCCCCTTTTGCTAAGTGAAAATTCCCTTTATTTATGG from Plasmodium malariae genome assembly, chromosome: 13 includes these protein-coding regions:
- the PmUG01_13012300 gene encoding ATP-dependent RNA helicase, putative, which gives rise to MTLHLYAMKSNTYLKFPLFNRKLICRNKLQIIPFCNSFVKCCNYSTLKIPIYHFIFTKNVRSEYIIFHHRYNMSRDFLKGDSIIRENRLSISYNNKIYSKLSKENISESKANKEEVQNEKKLSNKKEEEEHRNKIYMDGKSTYNVRNKILNRHENIDLSILNIDEEIMNNLKYILKIDKLYMYQYIIFNEILVKNSKHILVYNKTGTGKTLSYLLPLIQRLLNEKFHCSKKILILTQNIYLCKQLYIYILSIYPNLNVCILFDDNDSYGKLKGRRHEIIDKEYSIKNTDEKNEDLYKENYGIHFFLSTPNKLEYYIKNYKNKKKNEKNVMNNILNCVDTIVVDEFDYIIENRKLIFNFLFKKNVLDDKYKEIRSGGTDINFDKFNYENFNIYLFTANVNELIKRKINDHLSGFIFFDFINGFKEIVQNKINVERSTIFKNSEHIIQLVSKENKSSSLCNINISHFICKINTPSKYKYVSYFLNEFFFLNKKKNRNKSEESEIFNDINCEERDSNKLIFDYMNRNDCDELENEEKINKCIIFANTKEEVEKLHENSFLKPHSVMMHAELLTEQKNENINLFKLGKKTILITTDIVSRGIDIDNVIFVLNYSPPTSPYDYVHRSGRTGRAKEKGVCLTMYHKYEYKSMDKIKKYTKNNFQVILCPHIEEVFKFSVDTLTETIMKIEPEKYEFLNNKSKELLKEHDTKIIAQILSVLLKFDRKSYNVSLLSGKKNYIAILIKDPFFEVIKNKDDIINFLKATTGIKNISNIVGDTAKCDEGFIADICSTHVNKIIKLFKSSNSEYKKKMLDINTLIELPPIINEKKSIIRKNRKIPWIKYKLQKKNIIVLGRKMEKYRRKRSDEIIKDINRKI
- the PmUG01_13012400 gene encoding SRAP domain-containing protein, putative, with product MCARIHYNIDLNVLKNKYNCKKVVNDDKKNYIPIIFESIEKSIADEEKSPQKIKIIQVCLWGINPFTYGKFDKDIALINARLETLHEKKSFNVLINKNRCAVIVNGYFEWISSESSTKKVPYYIFNGKSQSKTPPTVKDEEVGDKVKKEEKEEKEDLAQNIKTEVKNDEEVRSNEDTIESIYNNSHKRKKVVKEESATKKIKTELSSEAEHEETHSFIILAGLYSISNKDKSDCRNTIITTSSENTNLKDIHERCPLLLSENSLYLWLDTEKNYSDIIEKIKEEHIEVCNNLKYREVQNWKDYSNYQKEEKDDSILKYMKK